A part of Paenibacillus donghaensis genomic DNA contains:
- a CDS encoding discoidin domain-containing protein has protein sequence MATLGQALTTPESGWKRIEDTHPYISYLGKTGISTSSVYTDSHITYTNPDAIGTSKISFKFYGTKIRLITQIGGFATTVKVKIDGIIESHSQDASPVVYRGLAYEKTGLILGLHTVEIYNDTDNMGFSLDAIDVDDIGGLSAPIGAVVTSPDAGWKRYDASFALLKPNGVWGSNSNSLAYNATLIFTDKKNSLKFSFNGTKIRLLGVANNGYSDSVNVIVDGVSETFSTSYGASGYQTLLYEKAGLQNDFHSVEIINNKEIVIYLDAIDIDSAGRLYHPDEVTEIKDLAVGKRIRCHYQASSGSVGTFSGLGKETSDFIPAASSATPNGDFYWIMVEDWNKNKILVADRNVQHSISWDALNTVGVASGSGLPIKIEGVQNSIFATLRLLTGGVSVSDKDNEWEKYIANFTLNGVAGDNNVWNWQGIFSWTSTTISGTNTNRVRRGTTTVATHASGQSGAGGVGQGVGFRPVLIIESKAQYKSIIKYDNKYKKWVEGGTPATYVDLTTALSGNNMAPYSAFASSEVAGYEAYRAFNKVKDAGWQTANASGNNKGWIMLDMGVEKLVTMYAITASNNDSAIRSPKDFKLLASTDNATWVQLDSQTGITWIDLQRREFIVFNTIPYRYYKLDIIINNGNSNFTNVGEIEFYNISSPATPSSWNTISTTLPSKDTFISEGMDDLSVLDRKPTNFVETMSDNGVLGAGEVFKKSVDLKKLFEITNIKIE, from the coding sequence ATGGCAACACTAGGGCAAGCATTAACAACACCAGAAAGTGGGTGGAAGAGAATAGAAGATACCCACCCATATATTTCCTACTTAGGGAAAACGGGCATATCTACTAGCTCTGTATATACAGATAGTCACATTACTTATACAAATCCTGATGCTATCGGGACTTCCAAAATTAGCTTTAAGTTTTACGGAACAAAAATAAGACTTATTACACAGATTGGTGGTTTTGCCACAACTGTAAAAGTGAAAATTGACGGTATTATTGAAAGCCATTCACAGGACGCATCACCAGTGGTATATCGGGGCTTAGCCTACGAAAAGACAGGATTAATACTTGGTTTGCACACTGTCGAAATATACAATGACACAGATAATATGGGGTTTAGTCTTGATGCCATTGACGTTGATGACATCGGGGGATTATCTGCCCCCATTGGTGCTGTGGTAACTTCGCCAGATGCAGGGTGGAAGAGATATGATGCTAGCTTTGCCCTATTAAAACCTAATGGTGTATGGGGATCAAATTCGAATTCACTCGCCTACAATGCAACACTAATTTTCACAGATAAAAAGAATAGTCTTAAATTTAGTTTTAATGGCACTAAAATAAGACTATTAGGTGTAGCTAATAACGGATATTCTGATTCTGTTAATGTAATAGTCGATGGAGTTTCAGAGACTTTTTCAACAAGTTATGGCGCGTCCGGCTACCAGACTTTATTGTATGAAAAGGCAGGTTTGCAGAACGATTTTCATTCTGTTGAAATTATTAACAATAAAGAAATTGTTATTTATTTGGACGCAATCGATATTGACTCTGCTGGTCGCCTATATCATCCTGACGAAGTCACAGAAATTAAAGACTTAGCTGTTGGAAAACGTATCAGATGTCATTATCAAGCATCTTCAGGCTCTGTAGGAACATTTAGTGGACTAGGGAAAGAAACATCAGATTTTATTCCTGCCGCAAGTTCTGCAACTCCAAACGGAGATTTCTATTGGATAATGGTTGAGGATTGGAATAAGAATAAAATATTAGTTGCAGATAGAAATGTGCAGCACTCAATATCTTGGGATGCTCTTAATACTGTTGGAGTGGCCTCGGGTAGTGGTCTTCCAATTAAAATTGAAGGGGTGCAAAATAGTATATTTGCCACACTACGATTGTTGACAGGTGGTGTCTCAGTCTCAGACAAGGACAATGAGTGGGAAAAATATATTGCTAACTTTACTCTAAATGGAGTGGCGGGAGATAATAATGTTTGGAATTGGCAAGGGATATTTAGTTGGACGAGTACAACTATATCTGGAACAAACACGAACAGAGTAAGAAGAGGAACTACAACCGTAGCAACACATGCATCAGGACAGTCAGGTGCAGGTGGTGTGGGGCAAGGCGTTGGTTTTCGTCCAGTTCTTATCATTGAATCTAAAGCGCAATATAAATCAATAATCAAATATGATAATAAATATAAAAAGTGGGTTGAGGGTGGTACGCCAGCAACTTATGTTGATTTAACCACTGCTTTATCAGGTAACAACATGGCTCCGTACTCTGCGTTTGCAAGCAGTGAGGTTGCTGGTTATGAAGCCTATAGGGCGTTTAACAAAGTAAAAGATGCTGGTTGGCAGACTGCTAATGCATCTGGAAATAACAAAGGTTGGATTATGTTGGATATGGGTGTAGAAAAATTAGTAACCATGTATGCAATTACGGCATCAAATAATGATTCAGCAATTCGTTCTCCGAAAGATTTTAAACTTTTGGCTTCTACTGACAATGCTACTTGGGTGCAATTAGACAGTCAAACTGGTATAACATGGATAGATTTGCAGAGACGAGAGTTTATTGTTTTCAATACTATTCCTTATCGTTATTACAAGCTTGATATAATCATAAACAATGGTAATAGCAATTTCACGAATGTTGGTGAGATTGAATTTTATAATATCTCGTCTCCAGCAACACCTTCCTCATGGAACACCATTTCAACAACTTTACCTTCCAAAGATACTTTTATTAGTGAAGGTATGGATGATCTATCGGTGTTAGATCGTAAGCCTACTAATTTTGTGGAAACCATGAGCGATAATGGTGTATTGGGTGCTGGCGAAGTGTTTAAGAAATCAGTTGACTTGAAGAAATTGTTTGAGATAACGAATATTAAAATTGAGTAA